From the Patescibacteria group bacterium genome, one window contains:
- a CDS encoding dCTP deaminase, with protein MILSDRDIKKSIQEGKIIMSPAPNYEEQLGPCSLDLHLGNVMKVFKTTSYPYLDLKREINFEELMDEITVKEGDPFVLQPGAFALAITREEFTLPDDIMGRLDGRSSLGRLGIVVHSTAARFDPGWSGKAVMELGNLGPSPVILYEGMRICALTFETLTSPVEESYAKSSKRKYSHQQKPQASKINKEFSES; from the coding sequence ATGATACTGTCTGACCGAGACATTAAAAAGTCCATCCAGGAAGGGAAAATCATTATGTCCCCAGCCCCCAACTATGAAGAGCAGCTGGGGCCTTGTTCTTTGGACCTTCATTTAGGTAACGTCATGAAGGTATTTAAGACCACCTCCTATCCTTATCTGGACTTAAAGCGGGAAATCAATTTTGAAGAGTTGATGGATGAAATCACGGTAAAAGAGGGGGATCCCTTTGTGTTGCAGCCGGGAGCCTTTGCCCTGGCAATAACCAGAGAGGAGTTTACTCTCCCAGACGACATCATGGGGCGCTTGGACGGCAGGAGTTCCCTTGGACGCCTTGGCATTGTGGTGCATTCCACCGCAGCCCGTTTTGACCCAGGGTGGTCAGGAAAAGCTGTCATGGAATTGGGAAACCTTGGGCCAAGTCCGGTCATCTTGTATGAGGGCATGAGAATTTGCGCCTTAACCTTTGAAACGTTAACCTCTCCTGTTGAGGAATCCTACGCCAAAAGCAGCAAGCGAAAATACTCGCACCAACAAAAACCCCAGGCAAGCAAGATAAACAAAGAATTTAGCGAAAGTTAG
- the thyA gene encoding thymidylate synthase, whose translation MHPEYQYLNLLKEVLEKGTENVDRGTGAKSWSVFGRQIRYDLTEGFPLLTTKKVYWKGVLHELYWFLTGQTNIKYLVDNNVHIWDDYPYKIYSQKQGVPELSKEEFIAKIAQDQEFAKEHGELPRIYGEMWRKWPTKRGDTIDQLQWIVDELKEDPFARNAIVTSWNPEYLYTMAQEEDASRFPICHNMYQISLKGGKLYLQLYQRSADLFLGVPFNIASYALLTKVLAQILGVKPGEFIHTFGDAHIYENHVEQVKEQLKREPRPFPHVILDPKIKELDDFHPDLVSLENYDPYPAIKGELTVAGGLYEKEEVKKST comes from the coding sequence ATGCATCCGGAATACCAATATCTCAACTTGCTCAAAGAGGTCCTTGAGAAAGGCACAGAAAACGTAGACAGGGGTACTGGAGCCAAATCCTGGAGTGTGTTTGGCAGGCAAATCCGCTATGACCTTACAGAGGGATTTCCTCTTTTAACCACTAAGAAAGTGTACTGGAAAGGGGTTCTCCATGAGCTTTATTGGTTCTTGACTGGCCAAACCAACATTAAATACTTAGTAGACAACAATGTTCATATCTGGGATGATTATCCCTACAAGATTTACTCCCAAAAACAGGGTGTTCCAGAACTTTCCAAAGAAGAATTCATCGCCAAAATCGCACAGGACCAAGAATTTGCGAAAGAACATGGAGAACTTCCTCGAATATATGGGGAGATGTGGAGAAAATGGCCCACCAAACGAGGCGATACTATAGACCAACTTCAATGGATTGTAGATGAGCTTAAAGAAGACCCCTTTGCTCGGAATGCCATTGTTACCTCATGGAACCCCGAATACCTCTATACAATGGCGCAAGAAGAGGATGCTTCCCGTTTTCCTATTTGCCACAATATGTATCAAATATCCTTGAAAGGTGGGAAACTCTATCTTCAACTCTATCAGAGATCAGCTGATCTCTTTTTAGGAGTCCCATTTAATATTGCAAGCTATGCTTTGCTTACAAAAGTATTAGCCCAAATCCTGGGGGTGAAACCTGGTGAATTTATACATACTTTTGGAGATGCCCACATTTATGAGAATCATGTTGAACAGGTCAAAGAACAACTAAAAAGAGAACCAAGACCTTTCCCGCACGTTATATTGGATCCTAAAATAAAAGAGCTGGATGATTTCCATCCAGATCTTGTATCATTGGAAAACTACGATCCCTACCCTGCCATCAAGGGAGAACTCACGGTGGCAGGAGGACTGTATGAAAAGGAGGAGGTCAAAAAGTCGACCTAA
- the rplK gene encoding 50S ribosomal protein L11 translates to MAKKIKAQIKLHIKAGEATPAPPVGPTLAPHGLNIGEFCQKFNDATREMKGFKIPVDIVIYGDRSYDFTVHQPQASELLKRAAGIEKGSGQPNKLKVAKISKTQLEEIAKQKMPDLNTDNLESAVKTIEGTAKSLGIEIIS, encoded by the coding sequence ATGGCAAAAAAAATAAAGGCGCAAATAAAGTTACACATTAAGGCAGGGGAGGCGACTCCCGCTCCTCCTGTTGGTCCGACGCTGGCCCCTCATGGACTGAACATAGGGGAGTTTTGCCAGAAGTTTAACGATGCTACCCGTGAAATGAAGGGATTCAAGATCCCAGTAGATATTGTAATTTACGGAGACCGGAGCTATGACTTTACAGTCCACCAACCTCAAGCCTCAGAGCTTTTAAAACGTGCTGCAGGTATTGAGAAAGGATCTGGTCAACCCAATAAACTGAAAGTTGCAAAGATAAGTAAGACGCAACTGGAAGAGATTGCAAAACAGAAAATGCCGGATCTCAACACAGACAATCTTGAATCTGCCGTAAAAACTATTGAAGGAACCGCAAAAAGCTTAGGCATAGAAATAATCTCATAG
- the secE gene encoding preprotein translocase subunit SecE — protein MQNPLSKLGTFLKESHGEAKKVNWPTKQRTLQNTILVIIFSVVVAIFLNTFDLLFSNLLERFIL, from the coding sequence ATGCAAAATCCGCTTTCAAAACTTGGAACATTCCTCAAGGAATCTCATGGAGAGGCGAAAAAGGTAAACTGGCCCACTAAACAGCGTACCCTGCAAAACACTATTTTGGTGATTATATTTTCGGTTGTTGTGGCTATATTCTTAAATACGTTTGACCTTTTGTTTAGTAATCTGCTAGAAAGGTTCATTTTGTAA
- the gyrB gene encoding DNA topoisomerase (ATP-hydrolyzing) subunit B: protein MAKKQTKQSEYEAKDIVVLEGLDPVRKRPAMYIGSTGLDGLHHLVWEVLDNSIDEAMAGYAKNIEISLLPQNRVQVIDDGRGIPVEKHPQTKKSTLETVMTILHAGAKFGSKAYQVSGGLHGVGVSVVNALSTYLKAEVCRDGIHYQQEYSKGKPKSQVKKVGKCRGSGTKILFEPDSEVFKEIKFDTKRIINHLRQQAYLTSATKITLIDLREKEKESYSFYFEGGVASYVLYLVKDRTPKHDTVFYVKGEKEGILVEIAFQYTEEFEIMEESFANNIYTPEGGTHLTGFRSALTRTLNEYAKKNNFLKGEESLTGEDVREGMTAVISVKIHDPQFEGQTKAKLGNPEAKNVVESITAEALTDYLERNPLDGRAIIEKCILSSKARKAAKAARQIVLRKGILEGLALPGKLADCASRDPEESELYIVEGESAGGSTKQARNRRFQAVLPLRGKILNVERARLDKILTSKEIRALVIALGTAIAEDFDIDKIRYQRIIIMTDADVDGSHIRALLLTLFYRYFRPIIERGYLYIAQPPLYRIQQGKNVQYAFSDQERDKIVSKLKAQKGAPAMNIQRYKGLGEMNPEQLWETTMNPERRVLLQVTVDNAREADKIFDVLMGDEVAPRKKFIQTYAKSVKNLDI, encoded by the coding sequence ATGGCAAAAAAACAAACTAAACAATCTGAATACGAAGCAAAGGACATCGTGGTTCTGGAGGGTTTAGATCCCGTCAGAAAACGTCCTGCAATGTACATTGGCTCCACAGGTCTTGATGGACTGCACCATTTGGTGTGGGAGGTGTTGGATAACAGCATTGATGAAGCCATGGCAGGATATGCAAAAAACATTGAGATTTCCTTGCTTCCCCAAAACCGGGTACAAGTTATTGATGACGGACGGGGCATCCCCGTTGAAAAACACCCCCAAACCAAGAAATCCACCCTAGAAACCGTCATGACCATTCTGCATGCAGGGGCAAAGTTTGGGAGCAAAGCATATCAGGTTTCAGGAGGTTTACACGGAGTAGGGGTTTCTGTGGTGAACGCCCTTTCTACCTATTTGAAAGCCGAGGTATGCAGGGACGGCATCCACTACCAGCAGGAATATTCCAAAGGAAAACCAAAGAGTCAAGTTAAGAAAGTGGGCAAGTGCAGAGGGTCTGGAACCAAGATTCTTTTTGAGCCAGATAGTGAGGTTTTCAAAGAAATTAAGTTTGATACAAAACGCATTATTAATCATTTGCGGCAACAGGCCTACCTTACCTCAGCTACCAAGATCACCCTTATAGACTTAAGAGAGAAGGAAAAGGAGTCTTATTCCTTTTACTTTGAGGGGGGGGTGGCTTCCTATGTTCTGTATCTTGTCAAAGATAGAACTCCAAAACATGACACTGTTTTTTACGTGAAGGGCGAGAAAGAAGGAATATTGGTAGAGATTGCGTTCCAATACACAGAAGAGTTTGAGATTATGGAAGAAAGTTTTGCCAATAACATCTATACCCCGGAAGGCGGAACCCATCTCACCGGTTTTCGATCTGCCCTGACAAGAACCTTAAACGAATATGCAAAGAAGAACAATTTTCTAAAAGGAGAGGAATCTCTTACCGGAGAGGATGTGCGGGAGGGAATGACTGCGGTGATTTCAGTGAAAATCCATGATCCTCAGTTTGAGGGACAGACCAAGGCAAAACTGGGAAACCCCGAGGCAAAGAACGTGGTGGAAAGCATTACGGCAGAGGCCTTGACCGATTATCTGGAACGCAACCCCCTAGATGGGCGAGCCATCATTGAAAAATGCATTCTTTCTTCCAAAGCCAGAAAGGCAGCTAAGGCAGCTCGCCAGATCGTGTTGAGAAAAGGAATACTGGAAGGATTGGCACTGCCAGGAAAGCTTGCTGACTGTGCTTCAAGAGATCCAGAAGAGTCAGAACTCTACATTGTAGAAGGGGAGTCAGCCGGGGGTTCTACCAAGCAGGCACGAAACCGAAGATTTCAGGCAGTATTGCCCCTGCGAGGCAAAATCTTGAATGTAGAGCGCGCAAGGCTAGACAAGATATTGACTTCAAAAGAAATTCGCGCATTGGTGATTGCCTTGGGAACTGCCATTGCAGAGGATTTTGACATTGACAAGATTCGCTATCAACGCATCATTATCATGACCGATGCTGACGTAGATGGTTCTCACATTAGAGCTTTGCTCTTAACTTTGTTCTACCGATACTTTCGTCCCATAATTGAGCGAGGATATTTATACATTGCCCAACCTCCTTTATATAGAATACAACAGGGAAAGAATGTGCAGTATGCCTTTTCTGACCAAGAGCGGGATAAAATCGTCTCCAAGCTTAAAGCACAAAAGGGAGCCCCAGCAATGAATATACAGCGATACAAGGGGTTGGGTGAAATGAATCCCGAACAGCTATGGGAAACCACCATGAACCCTGAACGTCGTGTCCTCTTGCAGGTCACCGTGGATAACGCCAGGGAGGCAGACAAGATCTTTGACGTGCTTATGGGAGACGAGGTTGCTCCAAGAAAGAAGTTTATCCAGACCTATGCAAAGTCCGTGAAGAATCTTGACATTTAG
- the nusG gene encoding transcription termination/antitermination protein NusG, whose product MPKQQTIQERNWYVIHTYSGYEDAVARSLKQRIESLSMEDKIFQILVPKEKKIKIKSGRRRTVEEKIYPGYVLVEMIVTDDSWYVVRNTPNVTGFVGAGTTPIPVSKEEIDYLKERMGQESPQYDISVAEGDAVKIIDGPFKDFDGKVSEIDQERGKIKVLVNMFGRDTPVELDSLQIQKL is encoded by the coding sequence ATGCCAAAACAGCAAACAATACAAGAGCGAAATTGGTATGTTATTCACACGTACTCTGGATATGAAGACGCCGTAGCTCGTTCTCTCAAGCAAAGGATTGAATCTCTTAGCATGGAGGACAAGATATTTCAGATATTGGTTCCAAAGGAAAAAAAGATTAAGATAAAGTCAGGAAGGCGCCGAACCGTAGAAGAGAAAATCTATCCTGGATATGTGCTGGTAGAGATGATTGTGACCGATGACTCGTGGTATGTGGTTAGAAATACCCCCAACGTTACCGGGTTCGTGGGAGCTGGAACCACCCCCATTCCCGTTTCTAAAGAGGAGATTGACTACTTAAAAGAACGCATGGGTCAAGAATCCCCACAGTACGACATTAGTGTGGCAGAGGGAGATGCGGTAAAGATTATTGATGGCCCTTTTAAGGATTTTGACGGTAAGGTTTCAGAGATTGACCAAGAGCGGGGAAAGATAAAAGTGCTGGTAAATATGTTTGGTCGCGATACCCCCGTAGAGCTGGATTCGCTTCAGATACAGAAGTTATAA
- a CDS encoding dihydrofolate reductase, producing MTTFIIAALTADGFIGKDSTHSPLTWRSEGDRKFFIERTKQAGLAIMGLNTAKTSKRPLPGRRNIIYADNKDQLLHWQEYGEWEITQDNPKELLSRLKKDGHKEIAICGGATIYTMFMEQNLVDKLYLSIEPVLFGKGITLFNKELDTKLQLKNVSKLGEQTILLEYNVLKLR from the coding sequence ATGACAACTTTTATTATAGCAGCCCTTACTGCAGATGGCTTTATTGGGAAAGATTCTACCCACTCGCCCTTAACTTGGAGGAGCGAGGGTGATAGGAAGTTTTTTATTGAGCGTACCAAACAAGCTGGTCTCGCCATTATGGGATTGAACACGGCAAAAACGTCAAAACGACCCCTTCCAGGTCGCCGCAATATTATTTATGCTGACAACAAAGATCAGTTGCTTCACTGGCAAGAATATGGAGAGTGGGAAATAACCCAGGATAACCCAAAAGAGTTGCTTTCTCGTCTTAAAAAAGATGGACACAAAGAAATTGCCATCTGCGGAGGAGCTACCATCTACACCATGTTCATGGAACAGAACCTCGTGGATAAACTCTATTTGAGCATTGAGCCAGTGTTATTCGGAAAAGGCATTACCCTGTTTAACAAAGAATTAGATACAAAGCTTCAACTTAAAAACGTATCAAAATTAGGCGAGCAGACAATTTTACTAGAATATAACGTGCTAAAACTTCGTTAA